A segment of the Lycium ferocissimum isolate CSIRO_LF1 chromosome 5, AGI_CSIRO_Lferr_CH_V1, whole genome shotgun sequence genome:
CTACCTATCTATACATCAAAACTTACTGTATACCAGTCTAGCATTGTCACGCAGCCACTTCCTATCCATCTGAGGAGTGTCCCCATCATATACACCAACGTTAAGGCCAGCCCTAAACTCATTTGTCATGTTTAATAAAGACCTTAGTTGATCCTGTGCTAAAGCCTGCATTGACAACTCAAACAATGTAGAAACTGCCACAAAGGTGCTACGAAGGAATCATTAGACTATAATGGAATTGAGGCAAATCTTAACAAAGGCAAAGCCTATTCAACAAACATAAGCAGAAAATATAAAGGCAAAAGACTTCTCTGACACTAGCATTCTCAAAGACTGAAAGTATAAAGCAAGCGACCTTCGTAGGAAAGAGGTATAGAGCACATGCTGACAAATTCTGGGATAGTATTTCCAGAACTGGCACATTGTAGCAAAGAGATTTCCCACTGGATGTCAAGGTAGCTACAACAACATTTTCCCCCGCAAGAGAAGCCTGAATAGACTCAGCCTGTCCATTTAAAATGCTTAGATAGTTTTGGATAAAAGTTTGTTAAAAGGGAAACCACATTAGATAGACCAGCATATTACCTGATGGCTATATAATCTCGTAATTCCAATATTTTTCAATGCCAATATTGTGGTTTCTGAAAGTGTACTTGGGATCTCAACATAGTTGGCATTGCGGGCACTGATATTTTCTATATGAACAACCTACACGAGGAACAGAATTAATGGTGGACAACCGTGGCTTAGCTCTAACAGTAATAATTGGCCATATAGCAGTAAAATTGAAGTCATTCACAATTGAGCACATGTCCATTGATGTAAGTGAGGGTTCTCCTTTCTCCGACAGCATAGCAATGAAATGCTTTCTTGGAGCAACTcacccaaaagaaaaggaaatggaaAATATGTAGTTGCCAAGAGGGGGATAAGAATAATGTCAAAGTGTAAAAAGGCAACAAGGTAGAAACCTGTCCATCAGATCCAATCCCCTTTCTCAGATGTTCCACCATTTCCAAAGGTGTCAAAGGATTTGTATCCTGCATGTCAAAAGCTTATCAAAATTGCAGAACTATTTTTCTGGTCTTAAACTTAAATCATTTACAATTCTTTGTCATCTATCAGAAAAGGACCACAATAACCAAGGGAACCTTGCACTGATAAAAGGTCATTCAAGACACTGCTATTAGCTGTACCACTGAAACAGGCCACTAATAGTGCGTCTTTGTATTTCCTTCATCTACCCACTTCAATAAAAATGCCCCTTTCTACAGATGACAGTCATTAAAATATCCAATTGGTATTTGTTCTAGCAAGAGAAGATACTTATCACTGTCATCTTAAAGGGTGACAGAAGTTTAGAACAAAAAGAACGGATGCATTCTGCTAAGTTCCCATCATTTCTGTGCCTATGTTAACAATGAATAGTTCCTTCATAAGCTTGAGAGACATCTAAAAAAACAAATATCTAAAGTTATCTGTAGTACTCAGGCAAGCACTTCTAATGAAAAAGAATTACAACATAAAAATCAAATGCAGAGAAAGTCGTGAACTGGAGACTCTCACAACTGCAAATGTACAGTTAAGATACAAAAATTGTGGAAAGATTTGCATAGATGCAGCATGTTATAATGGATTAAGAGAGCATCAATTACAAAAGGCTTAGTGCAGGGTTGTACGACTTACACAACATTTTGCTTCAAAGGAATGAGAACTTGCTTGTTTAGTGTCAATGCCTGTTGCACCAATACCACCTTGCTTCACGAAGGTAATGAAATCTTCCAGGGAAATGTTAGAGAACTCAATTCCATTTTGACGCTGCATTACAACATTAgtaatttcataatttaaatcTTACAACAACTGTCAGAATGAGTCAGTCAATATCAATCAACTCTGCTTATGTGAAAGAACAGCTGGTTCAATgcccggaaaaaaaaaaaaaaaagggctaaaaCAGTCAAACTATAAAGGACCTCATAACATTGAACAATCAAAATAAACGCTTGATATAAAAGGATCAACAACTTaacagaaaataaatacaaataaacACTTGGTTGAAACCATCAGCTCTAACGATAAACACTTGCCTGACCCCACACGCTCTAGCGTTGCTGAGGGGGATTACCTAACTTGTGCTTGTGGGCCAGACATGCTACCTGCTTGATTAAGATGCTAGACACCACCAAATTGTTTTTGCAAAAGACACTAAGATTTGCAGTATTATAAAGAGATGCTTATGTTTGTGACAATAATTCATCTACCTTCCAGACGATAACATAAAGCTAAACCCAGAATACTGCccaccatattttttttttctttcttcttttttaatcagAGAACTTTGAAGGCTATACTGCCCACCATATAGTACGTAAGTAATCTCCAATAGGAAGAATCCTGAGATCACAAGTGTCAAACAATTTTAATTGTGAGATactataatttttcaaaaaaatcttcttttttttttttttttttttttttttgacaacagatttttcaaaaaaaatctttcCTTTAATGGTAGTTGCAACTTAATATATTAGTGAAGGGAATAATGAAATGAAGTTAAGCCAAAAATCAGCTGGAGTAGACATTTGCATACttgttagaaagaaagggatgaaAAAACATAGTCAGACAAGAGTTCTCTAGTCTGAACTACCAAGTTAGATATACCAACACATCCACAAACAGGAATGTGTAGTTGAACTTACAAGATAAAAATTCAACAGAGCATAAAATATGCATGTCATACCAACACATAGGcgtgaataaaaaaaattcatgactACTACTATGCATCTTAACtgcttgaaatttccaaacatCTGGATATTGCATAACACCAAAGTCAactttaaaactaaaaaaattgaGGATGCCAAGACATGTTTTATTGGATTAATAAGTATATCATTCAAGGTGAGAAGTGGCATACCTTTAACAACTTGACCAACTTCAAAAGACTTGTTCTGAATGCATACTCCCTTTTCTTCATTGAGCGGAGAACATTTGATATGGTTACACCTTTTTTAGCAACTCGGCAGAAAAGGAGAAAACAGATTTATTCAATGCTCAAGCAGCCATTTTTCTCTATCAAAGAGTTAAATATGAACTAAACATACTTGCACTCTGGTCTCCCTTTGTTGTTAAGTTTCTGAAAATGACAATACCATCCTTGAAATTTTTACCCACtgtatcatcatcaacaatgtGTACaacctaaaagaaaataaggcgTAAgtgattgaagaagaaagtacATAGTCCTGATCAGTGGTCTAGCCAGACCTTAAGGTTGAAATGCAATAGCGAGAAGGGGGAGGACAAAGCCATTTCTATCTGATATATTAACATATTTAGCAAATTTATAAGGGAAAGAATATAACTTCAAAAGATTGTGGAAGCAACGACCGCTTGACACCCCTCAAAATCCTTCTGGTTATGGTGATACATGAAAAGAACTGAATGGGATAAATGATTAGAAGTATAAGCGAAATTAAGAATGTAAAAGCTTGTTTCCTATAAATTCCAAGAACGGATACTGACATCATATCATACATTCACTGAAACCAAGTACGCAAGTACGGTAAGTAAGGAGGAAATacaaccaaaaaacaaaaaaaacaaaaaaaggtcaTACAAAGTTATACACAAACTACTACCCTTTTTTTGAATAAGTGAGATATCAGTTGGCACCACTCATGTTCTCCACAAAGAGAAATCCCTACTCTGGAAAGGGTAAACAAAACTCTGTAGATCAGCAGACTATAGTGGTCCTCCTAAGTTCATAAGTTCAACTTGAGAAACTGTTCagactttattattattacagtACTTCCTTTCCAGTTGTAGGCTCCCTGTGACAAACTTGTGATCATCCAGAGGCACTTCTGCAAGGCCCTCCAACAATTATCCATTGTCAAAAATGAATGAGTGAGGCCAAAAGTCAGGGTGTGACAGAAGTATGTGAAACTAATGGATAAAGAAGTCGAAATATATCAAAGTAAGTAGGGGATAAAACTGTTAAGCTATCCAGAGGTCCAACAAAGTACCTTAGGACAAAGTAGGGCAAGTTTCTCAATGTCTGTGACACCGGCTTGAAATCCAAACAGACAGAGATGATCAAGTGCTCCCTTCAGACTGGAGTAGGTAACTTGTCCCTGCTGAAGTTGCAGGGAAGCTGAATatatgtttaaaaaagaaaatattttgcttATACTCCTTAACCACGTCGGACACCCGCACGAATCACTACCACTCGAACATGGATCAGATACATTGTCCTTTCTGTTGGCTTCCTTACAAATGCAGTTGCCTGAATCCGGGTCGGTAAAACAATTTATAGACGCTAAAATCTGAATAAAGATATTAGCTTTCTCGTCATCCATGTCGTTAGAAGATGATTTTAGTATGCTTAAAACTAGCTCATCTGCATGTCCTTCCATCTTGTCATTCTTGATGCTTCTCTTGCGCTTAACCTGTGAAGAAGATTTCAACGGAACACTGCCATTGAATCCATTTGAATCTCTAGATCGTGTTTCATCCAAAGGAAATTCAGTCTGGTTGTCGTTCCTAGAGATGCTGCTCAAGTAAGACAAGTCTTGCATCATGTCAGACCATGCTGTCTCAGCTTGCTTCAAAGTTGAGCCACCAACTGGGATAGATGAGCTTGCCTGTGTCTCAGTTTTCTTGTTCTGTTGTCTGTCTTTCTTAGTATAGGGAACAAGTACCAGAAATTCCCCGCTGCCAACTGAATGGTCACTTACCTTACTCTCTAAACCCAATTTGACACCCTGGTTTAAAAAAAACACCACAAAGATgaatatacttaataatactGCAAAATCCTAAAAAATACATTGAGCAGTGAGACCCTGATATCCCAACCCACAAAAAGTTCAAAAGAGAGAAGGTTCCAAGAACTATGTCTCTTGGGGGGTGGGGGGCGTTTAGGCTGACTATCAAGCACACAAAAAtaccaaatatgaaaataaaacctactccctctgtcccataatACTTGTCACATTTCCTTCTCGAGAATTAAACTACTTGATCTTTGACAACATTTTAACAACTTACTTACTTAATACGAGAgaaattgcaacttatagtacttttcgtGTAGTGTTTGAATATCTAAATcccaattttaaaatatgaaattaatctaatcaaatttagctttaaaaaaaaaaaaaaaaagtcaaattgaGTCTCGGAAAGCAAAAGTGACAACAATTTTGGGACGAAGGTACTTGACATAAATCATCAAACGGCAACAAAAgatttgaaacaaaatataaattttggcATTTCAATAATTCAGGATTGTACTAAATGGAAAAGATGAGAGGAGGAAGAGATTGCCTTGAGAAAGAGATGGAAATTAGGGGAAGTTGAAGCGGGAGGGAAAGATTGGTTGAGGAGTTGCTTGAGTTGTTGAATGGTTTTGTCCCGCAAAATGGAGACAACTATAGATTCACCACTTAGGCTACGCACTTCCATACTTGTCTCTGATTCTTCCATTTGTTTCCACTCTAATTTCCTTGATTTATAGGCTGATTATTGGCGAATGAATAACGTTATGGCTCTTGAAATGGATTCTTGCAATTGGGTTTGGGCAAGGAACAAAAACCTAATATTGGCGGGGAATTGCTGCTCACGTGCAAATCCCCGCCCATGCACGTGATTGGAGGAATACAGAACGGTTCAAGGAAGAAGTATATCAAGGAAggaattttatataaaatgtaAAGGATAACTtacaattaaaattttgaattacaCACTGCCGGTTTGGCTAAgcttattttttcccaaaagtttttattttttttaataagtgcttatttaaaaaaaaaatgaggtgtttggccaaacttttgagagaaaataagtgcttctgGGGAGTAGCACAAGCAGTTTTtgataagctaaaaaaatagtttttgcccaaaagcaatttttttaaaagcacttttgagaaaaatacacttcaaagcattttttttaaatttggcaAAACACTAATTGATgctcaaaaatacttttaaaattaattggccaaacacaaactacttttcgctaaaagtacttttttgcaaaaatacttttcgaaataagctgattttagaatcTTAGCCAAACAGGTTAAAAGTACAAAACgtcttgaaaaatattttcctctttcaatgtttttataaaaaaatcaaacttctttcaattttagCCGATATAGGATATTCTCCTCTTTatatttcaattgaattttATAAATATCCATTGTGTTATAGATTATTAGAACATTTTTTTTGTATCAGAGCTCTTTACTTTGTTTTTAAATTAGATGGGATTCAGTACTTGCAAACAACTACGTTGTTTAGTCTCGTTACAAgagaatttaaataaaagattaaaatattaaacataaaatcaaaaTTGGGCGGTTAAATAGAGAACTGCTACAATGGGTGTTAGGTAACAAAAGCATGCTTACCAAAATGGAATGAATATTGAGTcgataaaattcaacacatccaCAAGATAGGAGAGATGCAAATACACTCAACGTCCAAATTAGGTTTCACTAACAAATATCGCAGAAATGTAAATGCACTAAGATGATGTATGATCATATAAGACTGACAACACTATTTGGAATGAATATTGGATCGATAAAGTTCAACAAATCCACAAGACAAATATCGCAGAGATGTAAATGCACTAAGATGATGTGTGATCATATAACACTAGCAACACTATATATGGAATGAATATTGGATCGATAAAGTTCAACAAATCCACAAGATAAATACCGAGGAGATGCAAATACACTAAGATGATGTATGATCATACAAGATTAGAAATGATTAAAGTTGGGAAAGGATTCAAGTAGCAATCGTTGTGAGGATAAAGTGAGAAAGGGTTGCTTgagattatttagtaatgtctagCGTCGACCTACAGATGCAGCGGTTTGTAAGTGTGAAACTATGGTGAGTGAAGGTGTTAAAAATTGACAGGGTGAACTTAAAtcacaagaaagaaagttgtcTTGAATGATATGAAGTTTATGGGAATCCACGAagacttagcaaaaaaaatttttttaaatgttagcattcttaatgtaggTTTTGTGATTTTAAAGAGTACTGGTTtagtttatcaaatatttatagTTTAGAAAATATACATACACTAATATCTTCTTTTTGTATTGGAATAACATTGGCATACGATGGATTCAAATAAAGTAATGCAAGCAGCAAAGATTCATATAGATGATTTCAACTTATTTTGGATTGAGTCGTACTTGTCGTTGTATAAAAAGCAAGTTTTGTATTTGGACAAGgaaaaatcaaataaacaacaatcagacatttataaatatgaatgatgataatgttttgagaaataaaataaaaagataaaaaattaaattgcttGTATTAATAATTCATTAGTGACtgtcaaaatttaaaaacttatctactagttttaaaataaaagagaggGAATAACCTAAATACTGAACGCACATAATATTAAAATTCCAACTATTAAAAACAGATgtctttttaaataaataaaacttttatattCATACTTTAGAAGAATTCAAAATCAAAGTTCAGAATAAGAGGTTAAGCGCTAATGGAAAAAAGACTTTAAATAAACGCAAAAAAGTATACGGAGAAGAGGATTGATAATGTAATAGGCATAGTAGATATTAACCTAAAAGAGAGGGAATAACCTAAATACTGAACGCACATAATATTAAAATTCCAACTATTAAAAACAGATgtctttttaaataaataaaacttttatattCATACTTTAGAAGAATTCAAAATCAAAGTTCAGAATAAGAGGTTAAGCGCTAATggaaaaaagattttaaataaACGCAAAAAGGTATACGGAGAAGAGGATTGATAATGTAATAGGCATAGTAGATATTAACCTAAAAGAGAGGGAATAACCTAAATACTGAACGCACATAATATTAAAATTCCAACTATTAAAAACAGATgtctttttaaataaataaaacttttatattCATACTTTAGAAGAATTCAAAATCAAAGTTCAGAATAAGAGGTTAAGCGCTAATggaaaaaagattttaaataaACGCAAAAGAGTATATGGAGAAGAGGATTGATAATGTAATAGGCATAGTAGATATTAACCTAATTTGAGCCGAAGAAATTTATTCAAATATAACCGTTAATTCGTTTTGGTCTCAAATTTATGGAGttgtttttttcaaataaacGTTAGGTCACAATTCTTTATGTTATGTCTACCATATTGCCAGTAACCACTTTCAGTATAAATGCTGTTGGAGTAGTTGGTCAAGTCTTCTATCTAGAATTCTAGATTGATactttatttgtagattttttgttttatacgTTTCTTAAGAAATACGAGTATTAATTAAGAGGatatttgactactttacccttatttatgtctaagttataatttCTCTTTACTAAAGTTTTAccctatttatgtgtcatctctattaatgataaaattctactaagggtaaaatggtgaAACATAATTAAATGCGTGTTGAATTTCTAAAAcgataattatttttagtaaccaCGCAAAGAATTTGAAACGGGAGAGTAATAAGAAGGAAAATGGCCAGTAGAAGCTAGAGTTGGAGCAACAATTTGTTTTCACCCATTCAATACTATAATAAATAGTGTGATACACTTTCATAAATCTTAAATCAGAATGAAATTTTAATGTTAGCAATTTTAAGCTATATACGTACAGTGTATTTAAAAATTACGgaccaaaagaaaattttacaaatttagTAATGGACATTTTCAAAAACAGTATCGTTTGAACATTTGAAAGAGCTCAAAACTCAAACCCTTCGAGAAGTATATACTTCACGAGAATATGGTGATCCAAACAACGACCACACGTGTAGCATTAAAAGCActacattttcttttcttttctattttcccTTTGGGCTGACAAAGTAAGTTTAGTactaaaacagaaaaaaaaaaaaaatgtgtaggAATAAAAGTGAGTTGCCATATATATCTCCACGTTTTACTCCCATTATGGCATGTTAAGGAATTATAACCGACTCATTAATCATTATGGGATGGGATAGTAGTATATACAACTGTAATTCTTTCCCCCTCTTCATGCTTCCATGTCTTCctcctttaattcctttttcaaattcaaaaaagtcCCATAATTCCCTCTCCTTAACATTCTCCCCTTAGCTCTcttcaaggaaaaaaaatcaaactaccCCTTGTCTTGCTCTTTTGATACTTGCATCAGAATGAGCAGTCCATACACAGTAACCAGGCTTGTGAGATGGCGCATTAGAGATTGGGTATCTTGTTTCTATGCTTGCAGGTTCCCCTTAGGTAATCTTTTTCCtatgctcttctttttttgggttGATTCTCggatggtcactcaactaacAGTTATTATCTCAGAAAGTCAACCTTCTTCTTGATTTAAGTTTCCTTCAACAAAAAAAGTGACTTTATGAGATAATAATAACTATTAGTTGAGTAGCGATAGGAGAAATCAACTCTTCGTTTTTTActatacttttttcttttcactttaaTGATCTAATACATTTGTAGaggaagaaaaagataaattttgCTCAATGACGCCTGAAAAACCGAGtaggaaaatgatttttgaccCAATGGGTGATAGCAGAAAGAACAGAAAGAAGAAGTTGAACAAGAAAATGGAACACAGAAAAAAAGAAACAGTGAAAGTTTCGGCAGAGAAGgctgaagaaggagaaaaggaCTCGAATTGGCCTCGGTTCTCAGAAGAGgattatattgtgttttgctTCGAAGAAGATGGAGGAATACATATAGTGGAAGATAGAAAGTCGGAAGCATTTCACCAGAAAATTGATCATGCTAACTTAACTTCAAAGCCTGTGTGTAGGAAGGTAATGAATCTTCTCCAGTTCTCCTTTTTGCTTAATTTCctgtgtgaaaaggttactactCTTAACTGTAACCAAAATAGTAGTAGTACGAAATAATTCTATTGAGACTAGTAATCTCAAAGCATGCTAGAATAAGTATTATTAATACgacactttttttaaaatgttttctttGTTGACTTGTTGGGAAGAACAGCTTAAGTATGTAGAGAATGTACCAGAGGTACTTCCTCAAAGTAAACACGACATGGTCAGTGTAGATGGAGAAAACAGCTATGAGTCAGCTGAAGAACAGATTCCTGTTTCAGAAGATAAGGTAAGTCCGATCTGAAGACATATTTTGGAACATACATTAGGTGTCTAGTAGGCAACAGCTTCTGTTGAAGCGTTTAAATGAAAATTGAGGACAACTTTAAGGggttatttatgaatttggttcGCTATTTTCTTTCGGTCCACACTTCATTTTAAGATAATCAACAATGTTCTCACTTATTCTCAACTCGCGTTTAGAATTCAGAAATTGCTTCATGTTGTTGGCAGAGTGAGGGAAAAGGGAGCGACGATATGGAAGACGAATGGCCACCGGCTGTGATTAAAGAGATTAGTCACATAGGTGAGGTTAGTGAAAGCAAAACAACTCCATCTGCGGAATCAAGTGACTCTAATTACTCCAATGGTAGCACTGGTTCCTTTGCCTTCCCTGTGTAAGTAGTATCGCCATTTCTTCAAATTACGAAACTCTCCTATTTAACAATTAGTTGTAAGAAAATTTACATTGTGATGTAACTTAAATGGTATTAGCAGAATAAGTAACCATATTGCTAAAATTTGCAGGTTGGGCTGGGAATGGATGGGCAGTCCAGCTCAAATGCCAAAacctgaagaagaagaaggccCACGTTTTGGGAAGCATAAGGCTTGGAGCAGCGTTCGTCATCACTGTTGCAAATTTTGATACATTCTCCTCCCACTTGTTTCCCCTAGGACATTTTCCTACTGGATCCATCAAACTCTTTAAGAATATATAGATCGTTCTTTCATTGATCAACATTTTTTCCTTGTTAGCATGTTTTGCTAATTTACAAGCAACAAAAACTGAGTAAGGAGAAATCGAACTGAATTACATACAAACACCAATATGTAAATGGGAAGGTCAAgtcaaagaaacaaaaaaagtaaCATCCAACAACACGATTCAGAATTCCAGCACATTACTCACTAATTACACCCAAAAGTAGCAACAGAGAGCTTCTGTATATCGGTAATCAATCGTGGACATGTTCTTGTACAATTGTTTGAGAAATTTACTGTCAACATAAATTATTTAAACAACATAATTTGCAGAGTAATACAAGCTATAGATGTCCAACTAGAATCCATGTTTATGTTCTCAGAACAAGTGACTGCAGATATAATCTTGCTTTGGCAGCTGCGGAAAAAGATGCTTCATCTTGATTTTCTTTAGCAGCGGCAATTGCTGCAATATAAGCTTCTCTTGCCAAATCTACTTCCTGCTTTCCTGTTTCATTTGGTTGA
Coding sequences within it:
- the LOC132055790 gene encoding protein BREAKING OF ASYMMETRY IN THE STOMATAL LINEAGE, which encodes MSSPYTVTRLVRWRIRDWVSCFYACRFPLEEEKDKFCSMTPEKPSRKMIFDPMGDSRKNRKKKLNKKMEHRKKETVKVSAEKAEEGEKDSNWPRFSEEDYIVFCFEEDGGIHIVEDRKSEAFHQKIDHANLTSKPVCRKLKYVENVPEVLPQSKHDMVSVDGENSYESAEEQIPVSEDKSEGKGSDDMEDEWPPAVIKEISHIGEVSESKTTPSAESSDSNYSNGSTGSFAFPVLGWEWMGSPAQMPKPEEEEGPRFGKHKAWSSVRHHCCKF